The following proteins are encoded in a genomic region of Opitutus sp.:
- the larE gene encoding ATP-dependent sacrificial sulfur transferase LarE, which translates to MTPKLTTPERRAHVVELIRACGSVLVACSGGVDSVLLAAVAAQTLGDKAVAATAVSPSLATGELEDARAAALAAGIRHLEVPTNEIDNPAYAANAPDRCFHCKDTAYSTFADLALREGIAVVIDGTNADDTGDFRPGRRAARERGVRSPLAEAGMTKQEIRDWARELGLAVWDKPAAACLSSRVPYGSPVTVEKLTRIDRAESALKLLGFRQCRVRDHGTVARLEIEPAQLDAVLAQRTAVVAAIKNAGFGYVSLDLEGFRSGSMNEVIAVKPQT; encoded by the coding sequence ATGACCCCCAAACTGACCACCCCTGAACGCCGAGCGCACGTCGTGGAGTTAATTCGTGCCTGTGGCAGCGTGCTGGTTGCCTGCTCCGGTGGCGTCGACAGCGTGCTGCTAGCGGCCGTCGCCGCCCAAACCCTGGGCGACAAGGCCGTCGCCGCCACCGCCGTTTCCCCAAGTCTGGCCACTGGCGAACTCGAAGATGCCCGCGCCGCTGCCCTTGCCGCAGGCATTCGCCACTTGGAGGTCCCCACTAACGAAATCGACAACCCCGCCTACGCCGCCAACGCCCCCGACCGTTGTTTTCATTGCAAGGATACCGCCTACAGCACCTTCGCCGACCTCGCGCTACGCGAGGGCATCGCGGTGGTGATCGACGGCACCAACGCCGACGACACCGGTGACTTCCGTCCCGGTCGCCGCGCCGCCCGCGAGCGCGGCGTACGCAGTCCGCTGGCCGAGGCCGGCATGACCAAACAGGAAATCCGCGACTGGGCCCGCGAACTCGGCCTAGCGGTGTGGGACAAGCCTGCCGCCGCCTGCCTATCTTCGCGCGTCCCTTACGGCTCGCCGGTCACGGTGGAAAAACTCACGCGCATCGACCGCGCTGAGTCCGCCCTCAAACTCCTGGGCTTTCGCCAATGCCGGGTGCGCGACCACGGCACGGTGGCCCGACTGGAAATTGAGCCAGCGCAACTGGACGCCGTGCTCGCGCAACGCACTGCGGTAGTCGCTGCGATTAAAAACGCCGGCTTCGGTTACGTCTCCCTCGATCTTGAAGGCTTCCGTTCCGGCAGCATGAACGAGGTCATCGCCGTAAAACCCCAAACTTAA
- the larB gene encoding nickel pincer cofactor biosynthesis protein LarB, whose product MSAEPHSTLDPDRLARQGFPEIVYCQGKTARQISDNLRALALAHGNAFGTRLPAERAPEVLAALPEANYDPLSRTISLGLLPAAAGRGVAVMCAGTSDLPVAGEAAATLAFLGHRVTRFHDIGVAGIHRLHARIDEIRTSGVVIVVAGMEGALPSVVGGLVAAPVIAVPTSVGYGAAFEGLAALLGMLNSCASGLTVVNIDNGFGAALAAHRILKPAASHS is encoded by the coding sequence ATGTCCGCCGAACCCCACAGCACCCTCGATCCCGACCGCCTAGCCCGCCAGGGCTTTCCTGAGATTGTCTATTGCCAGGGCAAGACCGCCCGCCAGATCAGCGACAACCTGCGTGCGTTGGCGCTGGCTCACGGCAACGCGTTCGGCACCCGCTTGCCCGCCGAGCGCGCGCCTGAGGTGCTCGCCGCTTTACCCGAGGCGAACTACGACCCGCTCAGCCGGACGATTTCGCTCGGCCTGCTCCCAGCGGCGGCTGGCCGTGGTGTCGCCGTGATGTGCGCCGGCACCTCCGATCTGCCGGTCGCCGGTGAGGCGGCGGCTACACTCGCTTTTCTAGGCCACCGCGTCACCCGTTTCCACGACATCGGCGTGGCCGGCATCCACCGCCTGCACGCCCGTATCGACGAAATCCGCACGTCCGGGGTGGTGATCGTTGTCGCCGGCATGGAGGGTGCCTTGCCCAGCGTGGTCGGCGGCTTGGTCGCCGCTCCGGTCATCGCGGTGCCGACCAGCGTTGGTTACGGCGCGGCCTTCGAGGGCCTGGCCGCCCTACTCGGCATGCTCAATTCCTGCGCATCCGGACTGACGGTGGTAAACATCGACAACGGCTTCGGCGCCGCCCTCGCCGCCCACCGCATTTTAAAACCCGCTGCTTCCCACTCATGA
- the larC gene encoding nickel pincer cofactor biosynthesis protein LarC → MKIAYFDCIGGASGDMLLGALVDAGLPAATLEAELAKLNLADFHLHVSKVSKNGFGATKVDVHAHDNAPERHLRDIRAIVEKSGVSEKVKERALRVFTRICEVEADIHGQSVDTVHLHEVGGVDAIIDVVGVLAGVECLGLERIVVSALPMGRGFIKGAHGQIPLPAPATLGLLKGVPVYGSPIEKELVTPTGAALLVELADAWGTLPAMTLTSVGYGAGTRDLVIPNVVRLMVGETSSTGPWLSETITVLETHLDNDRGETLGHTVERLMAAGALDVVTQPAQMKKNRPAHVFTVLTRVEDADRMAGIIFKETSTLGIRRTDTRRDALHRHMETVNTAYGPINVKVAQLPDGGVRATPEYEDCRKAAEAHGVSLRVVTQEAEHVAAHRFGIPH, encoded by the coding sequence ATGAAAATCGCCTACTTCGACTGCATCGGTGGAGCCAGTGGCGACATGCTGCTCGGTGCCTTGGTCGATGCCGGCCTGCCTGCCGCCACCCTCGAAGCGGAGCTGGCCAAACTCAACCTGGCCGACTTCCACCTGCACGTTTCAAAGGTTTCCAAAAACGGCTTCGGCGCCACCAAGGTCGACGTGCACGCCCACGACAACGCCCCCGAGCGCCACCTGCGTGACATCCGCGCCATCGTGGAAAAATCCGGTGTATCCGAAAAGGTGAAGGAGCGCGCCCTGCGGGTGTTTACCCGGATTTGCGAAGTCGAGGCCGACATACACGGCCAGTCGGTCGACACGGTTCATTTGCACGAAGTCGGCGGGGTGGATGCGATTATTGATGTGGTCGGCGTGCTCGCGGGCGTCGAGTGCCTCGGGCTGGAACGCATCGTGGTGTCCGCACTGCCGATGGGGCGCGGTTTCATCAAAGGCGCGCACGGCCAGATCCCGTTGCCCGCGCCGGCAACGCTCGGTCTGCTCAAAGGCGTGCCGGTCTACGGCTCGCCCATTGAAAAGGAGTTGGTCACGCCGACCGGTGCCGCGCTGTTGGTGGAGTTGGCCGATGCCTGGGGCACGCTGCCAGCGATGACATTAACAAGCGTCGGCTACGGTGCCGGCACCCGCGATTTGGTCATACCCAACGTAGTCCGGCTGATGGTCGGCGAGACCAGCTCCACGGGCCCGTGGTTGAGCGAAACGATCACCGTGCTGGAAACCCACCTCGACAACGACCGCGGCGAAACCCTCGGCCACACCGTCGAACGCCTAATGGCGGCAGGCGCGCTCGACGTTGTCACCCAGCCCGCGCAGATGAAGAAAAACCGGCCGGCCCACGTCTTCACGGTGCTGACACGGGTCGAGGACGCCGACCGTATGGCGGGGATTATCTTTAAGGAAACGTCCACCTTGGGTATCCGCCGAACGGATACCCGCCGCGACGCGCTGCATCGGCACATGGAAACGGTGAACACCGCCTACGGTCCGATCAACGTGAAGGTGGCCCAACTGCCCGACGGCGGCGTGCGGGCGACCCCGGAGTACGAGGACTGCCGCAAAGCGGCCGAGGCCCACGGGGTAAGCCTGCGGGTGGTTACCCAAGAAGCCGAACACGTCGCAGCCCACCGGTTTGGCATCCCGCATTGA